One Rosa chinensis cultivar Old Blush chromosome 5, RchiOBHm-V2, whole genome shotgun sequence genomic region harbors:
- the LOC112167852 gene encoding selenium-binding protein 2-like, whose product MGPRGPTGGSLVDDSYCHFLFSVREFLAGHIYVIDTKTDPEAPSLHKVVHPEDIVQKTGLAYLHTSHCLASGDFFSLTQSLMSREDENYHNNSIPLWQVTDISIQSKICTNASCHNYLAYQHLTSSLKEELPPSSLINTIH is encoded by the exons ATGGGGCCCAGAGGACCAACAGGAGGCAGTTTGGTCGACGACAGCTACTGTCACTTTTTATTCTCTGTCAGGGAATTTTTGGCAG GTCACATATATGTGATCGACACAAAAACAGATCCAGAAGCTCCCTCTCTGCATAAAGTTGTTCACCCTGAAGACATCGTACAGAAGACTGGATTGGCATACCTACACACATCTCACTGCCTTGCATCTGGTGATTTCTTCTCATTGACTCAGAGTTTAATGTCAAGGGAAG ATGAAAACTACCACAACAACTCCATACCACTTTGGCAAGTTACCGACATTTCCATCCAATCCAAAATTTGCACCAATGCAAGCTGCCACAACTATTTGGCATATCAACATTTGACTTCCTCCCTCAAAGAAGAGCTTCCTCCTTCCTCACTTATAAACACCATACATTGA
- the LOC121049527 gene encoding uncharacterized protein LOC121049527, protein MKAQLLRNQNKDVQDISTFGLYFHVVLQNPKPSLAQFIKRLKRQIRQSPSYVQNFSEHVKAGANGSLFLRESCEFFIAKEVDCSLATTTRLENIERDEKYQVFSDSDLEYESNDHEAPDSSPSSSATFECL, encoded by the exons TGCAGGACATCTCTACCTTTGGCTTATACTTTCACGTTGTTCTCCAGAACCCCAAACCTTCTCTTGCTCAATTTATCAAAAGGCTCAAGAGACAGATCAGACAGAGTCCAAGCTATGTACAAAACTTTTCAGAGCATGTGAAAGCTGGAGCTAATGGATCTCTGTTCCTTCGAG AAAGCTGTGAGTTTTTCATAGCAAAAGAAGTTGATTGTTCTCTAGCCACCACCACACGGCTAGAGAATATTGAACGAGATGAAAAATATCAAGTTTTCTCTGATTCGGATCTTGAATATGAGAGTAATGATCATGAAGCTCCCGACAGTAGTCCAAGCTCATCAGCTACCTTTGAATGTCTGTAA